A genomic stretch from Erigeron canadensis isolate Cc75 chromosome 9, C_canadensis_v1, whole genome shotgun sequence includes:
- the LOC122581949 gene encoding 6-phosphofructo-2-kinase/fructose-2,6-bisphosphatase-like isoform X1 has protein sequence MGSGSSINLQTTDDHGGGQLYVSLKMEDYSPKGDLVPHVYGSVPLVGCWDPCKALPMERESTLMWQLSFVVSPNHETLDFKFLLKARDNNESYIVEEGPTRQFMGGTLQGVTRLALFRLSNEEILEYRVCIKADRVSPFDLAASWRAYQENLEPSTVRGIPDVSINALPEGGENGSSASLDLDLEQYVVPTPATPVVYAANLTENPRSTKHDEESTKVDGSAKGVSVCIDLPTIKKEPEVVGLEREAVGSDLTKVYHSPGMVESKSVGTFSPLQKQNSETILFVDRGVGSSRLVKSVSATHLPDSEAKNSMPAAAGAVAAAAVADQMLGPKEDMHLAIVLVGLPARGKTFTAAKITRYMRWLGHDTKHFNVGKYRRLKHGASLTADFFRGDNPEGMEARNEVAALAMDDMIAWMQEGGQVGIFDATNSTSRRRNMLMKMAEGKCKIIFLETICTDPLIIERNIRLKIQQSPDYAEETDFEAGYQDFKRRLDNYEKMYEPVNEGSYIKVIDMASGQGGKIHVNNIGGYLPGRIVFFLVNTHLTPRPILLTRHGESRDNVRGRIGGDTVLSGKGDLYAKKLANFVEKRLQNERAASIWTSTLQRTILTANQIVGFPKIQWRALDEINAGVCDGMTYEEIKKNMPEEYGARKKDKLRYRYPRGESYLDVIQRLEPVIIELERQRAPVVVVAHQAVLRALYAYFADKPLKEIPHIEMPLHTIIEIQMGVTGVQEKRYKLMD, from the exons ATGGGAAGTGGGTCATCAATAAATCTTCAGACAACCGATGATCATGGCGGTGGTCAACTATACGTGTCATTAAAGATGGAAGATTATAGCCCAAAAGGAGACCTTGTTCCTCATGTCTATGGCTCTGTTCCTCTTGTTGGTTGTTGGGATCCTTGTAAAGCT CTTCCAATGGAGAGGGAGTCAACTTTAATGTGGCAATTAAGTTTTGTTGTCTCTCCTAATCATG AAACCTTGGACTTCAAGTTCTTGTTGAAGGCCAGGGATAACAATGAATCATACATAGTGGAGGAAGGTCCAACCAGACAATTCATGGGTGGTACCTTGCAAGGGGTCACAAGGTTGGCTCTATTTAGGCTAAGCAATGAGGAGATTCTTGAATATAGGGTGTGCATCAAGGCCGATAGGGTTTCACCCTTTGACCTTGCTGCTAGTTGGAGAGCTTATCAAGAAAATCTTGAACCCTCAACAGTTCGTGGGATTCCTGATGTTAGTATAAATGCATTGCCGGAGGGTGGTGAG AATGGCTCTTCAGCAAGTTTGGATCTTGATCTTGAACAATATGTGGTCCCAACTCCAGCAACTCCCGTGGTATATGCGGCTAATTTGACTGAGAATCCAAGGTCAACGAAGCATGATGAGGAATCTACCAAAGTTGATGGTTCAGCCAAGGGTGTGAGTGTTTGCATTGATCTGCCCACGATTAAAAAG GAACCAGAAGTTGTGGGTCTCGAAAGGGAAGCTGTTGGCTCAGATCTTACTAAAGTGTACCACTCTCCGGGCATGGTCGAGTCGAAGTCTGTTGGTACATTTTCACCGCTACAGAAACAAAATAGTGAGACAATACTTTTTGTGGATCGAGGTGTTGGATCTTCTCGGTTAGTTAAATCTGTGAGTGCAACACATTTACCAGATTCAGAAGCCAAG AACTCAATGCCCGCTGCTGCTGGAGCTGTTGCAGCCGCGGCTGTTGCTGATCAAATGCTTGGACCCAAAGAAGATATGCATCTCGCAATTGTCTTG GTTGGTTTGCCGGCTCGTGGCAAAACTTTTACAGCTGCTAAAATTACAAGGTATATGCGTTGGTTAGGTCATGACACTAAACATTTCAATGTTGGAAAG TATAGACGCTTAAAGCATGGAGCTAGCCTG ACTGCTGATTTTTTCCGAGGTGACAATCCAGAAGGCATGGAAGCTCGGAATGAG GTAGCCGCTCTGGCAATGGACGACATGATAGCTTGGATGCAAGAAGGTGGCCAA GTAGGAATATTTGATGCCACAAACAGCACTAGCCGTCGCAGGAATATGCTAATGAAAATGGCTGAAGGCAAATGCAAG ATCATCTTTTTGGAAACAATATGTACTGATCCGCTGATTATTGAAAGAAATATACGTCTCAAGATTCAACAAAGTCCCGATTATGCAGAAGA AACGGACTTTGAAGCTGGATATCAGGACTTCAAAAGGAGACTTGATAATTATGAAAAG ATGTATGAGCCAGTGAATGAAGGTTCTTACATTAAAGTGATCGACATGGCCAGTGGACAAGGCGGGAAGATACAC GTTAACAATATTGGTGGATATCTTCCGGGACGGATTGTGTTTTTCCTG GTGAATACACATCTGACACCACGCCCGATTTTGCTTACAAGGCATGGAGAGAGTCGGGATAACGTCAGAGGAAGAATAGGTGGTGACACTGTTTTGAG CGGGAAAGGTGATCTTTATGCGAAGAAACTTGCTAACTTTGTGGAAAAGCGACTCCAAAATGAGCGAGCTGCTTCA ATATGGACAAGCACATTGCAGAGAACAATTTTGACGGCAAATCAAATTGTTGGCTTCCCAAAG ATACAATGGCGTGCACTTGATGAGATAAATGCCGGTGTATGTGATGGAATGACGTATGAAGAAATAAAGAAGAACATGCCAGAGGAATATGG GGCACGGAAGAAGGATAAATTGAGGTATCGGTATCCTCGTGGAGAGTCTTACTTGGATGTGATACAAAG GTTAGAGCCCGTGATAATCGAGCTTGAGCGGCAACGGGCTCCTGTTGTAGTAGTAGCTCACCAG GCTGTTTTGAGAGCGTTATATGCATATTTTGCCGATAAACCGTTGAAAGAAATTCCACACATAGAG ATGCCATTGCATACAATAATAGAGATACAAATGGGAGTCACCGGGGTCCAAGAGAAAAGATACAAGCTCATGGATTGA
- the LOC122581949 gene encoding 6-phosphofructo-2-kinase/fructose-2,6-bisphosphatase-like isoform X3 has translation MVESKSVGTFSPLQKQNSETILFVDRGVGSSRLVKSVSATHLPDSEAKNSMPAAAGAVAAAAVADQMLGPKEDMHLAIVLVGLPARGKTFTAAKITRYMRWLGHDTKHFNVGKYRRLKHGASLTADFFRGDNPEGMEARNEVAALAMDDMIAWMQEGGQVGIFDATNSTSRRRNMLMKMAEGKCKIIFLETICTDPLIIERNIRLKIQQSPDYAEETDFEAGYQDFKRRLDNYEKMYEPVNEGSYIKVIDMASGQGGKIHVNNIGGYLPGRIVFFLVNTHLTPRPILLTRHGESRDNVRGRIGGDTVLSGKGDLYAKKLANFVEKRLQNERAASIWTSTLQRTILTANQIVGFPKIQWRALDEINAGVCDGMTYEEIKKNMPEEYGARKKDKLRYRYPRGESYLDVIQRLEPVIIELERQRAPVVVVAHQAVLRALYAYFADKPLKEIPHIEMPLHTIIEIQMGVTGVQEKRYKLMD, from the exons ATGGTCGAGTCGAAGTCTGTTGGTACATTTTCACCGCTACAGAAACAAAATAGTGAGACAATACTTTTTGTGGATCGAGGTGTTGGATCTTCTCGGTTAGTTAAATCTGTGAGTGCAACACATTTACCAGATTCAGAAGCCAAG AACTCAATGCCCGCTGCTGCTGGAGCTGTTGCAGCCGCGGCTGTTGCTGATCAAATGCTTGGACCCAAAGAAGATATGCATCTCGCAATTGTCTTG GTTGGTTTGCCGGCTCGTGGCAAAACTTTTACAGCTGCTAAAATTACAAGGTATATGCGTTGGTTAGGTCATGACACTAAACATTTCAATGTTGGAAAG TATAGACGCTTAAAGCATGGAGCTAGCCTG ACTGCTGATTTTTTCCGAGGTGACAATCCAGAAGGCATGGAAGCTCGGAATGAG GTAGCCGCTCTGGCAATGGACGACATGATAGCTTGGATGCAAGAAGGTGGCCAA GTAGGAATATTTGATGCCACAAACAGCACTAGCCGTCGCAGGAATATGCTAATGAAAATGGCTGAAGGCAAATGCAAG ATCATCTTTTTGGAAACAATATGTACTGATCCGCTGATTATTGAAAGAAATATACGTCTCAAGATTCAACAAAGTCCCGATTATGCAGAAGA AACGGACTTTGAAGCTGGATATCAGGACTTCAAAAGGAGACTTGATAATTATGAAAAG ATGTATGAGCCAGTGAATGAAGGTTCTTACATTAAAGTGATCGACATGGCCAGTGGACAAGGCGGGAAGATACAC GTTAACAATATTGGTGGATATCTTCCGGGACGGATTGTGTTTTTCCTG GTGAATACACATCTGACACCACGCCCGATTTTGCTTACAAGGCATGGAGAGAGTCGGGATAACGTCAGAGGAAGAATAGGTGGTGACACTGTTTTGAG CGGGAAAGGTGATCTTTATGCGAAGAAACTTGCTAACTTTGTGGAAAAGCGACTCCAAAATGAGCGAGCTGCTTCA ATATGGACAAGCACATTGCAGAGAACAATTTTGACGGCAAATCAAATTGTTGGCTTCCCAAAG ATACAATGGCGTGCACTTGATGAGATAAATGCCGGTGTATGTGATGGAATGACGTATGAAGAAATAAAGAAGAACATGCCAGAGGAATATGG GGCACGGAAGAAGGATAAATTGAGGTATCGGTATCCTCGTGGAGAGTCTTACTTGGATGTGATACAAAG GTTAGAGCCCGTGATAATCGAGCTTGAGCGGCAACGGGCTCCTGTTGTAGTAGTAGCTCACCAG GCTGTTTTGAGAGCGTTATATGCATATTTTGCCGATAAACCGTTGAAAGAAATTCCACACATAGAG ATGCCATTGCATACAATAATAGAGATACAAATGGGAGTCACCGGGGTCCAAGAGAAAAGATACAAGCTCATGGATTGA
- the LOC122582121 gene encoding SAGA-associated factor 11, with protein sequence MSGPDEDNKSNHTQLASHVFGELLDSVMMDVASECHRIARLGLDRNLDDEEEELRLSAQARARVADPSNSEANSKYVVDIFGQTHPSVAAEVFDCMNCGRAIVAGRFAPHLEKCMGKGRKARVKATRSSTAAAAQNR encoded by the exons ATGTCTGGACCTGATGAAGATAATAAGTCTAATCATActcag CTTGCATCACATGTCTTTGGTGAACTTCTAGACTCTGTAATGATGGATGTGGCATCTGAGTGTCACCGAATTGCAAGATTGGGACTCGACCGTAATttagatgatgaagaggaagaatTGAGGCTGTCGGCACAAGCCCGGGCCAGGGTAGCAGATCCAAGCAATAGTGAAGCAAATAGCAAATACGTGGTTGATATTTTTGGTCAAACACATCCTTCTGTAGCCGCTGAAGTCTTTGATTGCATGAATTGTGGCCGGGCAATTGTTGCTGGAAGATTTGCTCCTCATTTGGAGAAATGCATGGGGAAG GGAAGGAAGGCGCGGGTTAAAGCAACAAGAAGTAGTACTGCTGCTGCAGCTCAGAACCG GTGA
- the LOC122582929 gene encoding probable N-acetyltransferase HLS1-like, which translates to MVLEEIKVRTYDGSVDRARLELLEKRCEVGPSQHLFLFTDTMGDPISRIRNSPMYIMLVAELDHELIGAIQGSIKVVTIKDLAKVGYILGLRVSPLHRRKGIGSRLVQHLEEWFVSNQVDYAYMATEKDNDASVNLFTNKLQYVKFRTPAILVHPVKSRPLKMSSKIDVFKINEENAEYLYRRYMGMIEFFPCDIEKVLRNKWSLGTWVACDQGERDRFGLLNGDLPKNWAMLSVWNSGGLFKLRIGKAPISCLVYSEVSKVMDKAFASCFNMPILLCNFFEPFGFYFMYGVHQEGPLSGKMVRALCEYVHNMARVDADCKMVVTEVGSYHEKVRTHIPHWRLLSCLEDLWCIKALKSEDRENVNELSTRITQTRPLFVDPREV; encoded by the exons ATGGTACTTGAGGAGATTAAAGTTAGAACCTATGATGGAAGTGTTGATAGAGCAAGACTTGAATTACTTGAAAAAAGATGTGAAGTAGGACCATCACAACATCTATTTCTTTTCACTGATACCATGGGTGACCCCATCTCACGAATTCGCAATAGTCCCATGTACATCATGCTG GTTGCTGAATTGGACCATGAACTAATTGGTGCCATACAAGGTTCAATAAAAGTTGTTACAATAAAAGACTTGGCTAAAGTTGGCTACATTTTAGGACTAAGGGTCTCACCACTTCACCGTCGTAAAGGCATTGGTTCGCGTCTTGTGCAACATTTAGAAGAATGGTTCGTTAGCAACCAAGTGGACTATGCATACATGGCAACAGAGAAAGATAACGATGCATCCGTTAATCTCTTTACAAATAAGCTCCAATATGTCAAATTTAGGACACCCGCGATCCTCGTTCATCCTGTGAAATCTCGTCCCCTCAAAATGTCATCAAAGATCGATGTTTTTAAGATTAATGAAGAAAATGCAGAGTATTTGTACCGTAGATATATGGGCATGATCGAGTTTTTCCCATGTGACATTGAAAAAGTGCTTAGAAACAAATGGAGTTTAGGCACATGGGTGGCATGTGATCAAGGCGAACGCGATCGATTTGGACTACTAAATGGTGATCTTCCAAAGAATTGGGCTATGTTAAGTGTTTGGAATAGTGGAGGTTTATTCAAATTACGAATAGGAAAAGCTCCAATATCATGTTTGGTGTACTCGGAGGTGTCAAAAGTGATGGATAAAGCCTTTGCATCATGCTTTAACATGCCAATATTATTGTGCAATTTCTTTGAGCCATTCGGGTTTTATTTCATGTATGGAGTGCACCAAGAAGGTCCATTGTCAGGGAAAATGGTGCGAGCCCTTTGCGAGTACGTGCACAACATGGCTCGAGTTGATGCGGATTGCAAGATGGTGGTGACCGAGGTTGGGAGTTATCATGAGAAAGTGAGAACTCATATCCCACATTGGAGGTTGCTTTCATGTCTAGAGGATTTGTGGTGCATAAAGGCTTTAAAAAGTGAAGACAGAGAAAATGTTAATGAATTGAGCACAAGAATCACACAAACAAGACCTCTTTTTGTAGATCCAAGAGAGGTGTGA
- the LOC122581949 gene encoding 6-phosphofructo-2-kinase/fructose-2,6-bisphosphatase-like isoform X2, translating into MGSGSSINLQTTDDHGGGQLYVSLKMEDYSPKGDLVPHVYGSVPLVGCWDPCKALPMERESTLMWQLSFVVSPNHETLDFKFLLKARDNNESYIVEEGPTRQFMGGTLQGVTRLALFRLSNEEILEYRVCIKADRVSPFDLAASWRAYQENLEPSTVRGIPDVSINALPEGGENGSSASLDLDLEQYVVPTPATPVVYAANLTENPRSTKHDEESTKVDGSAKGVSVCIDLPTIKKEPEVVGLEREAVGSDLTKVYHSPGMVESKSVGTFSPLQKQNSETILFVDRGVGSSRLVKSVSATHLPDSEAKNSMPAAAGAVAAAAVADQMLGPKEDMHLAIVLVGLPARGKTFTAAKITRYMRWLGHDTKHFNVGKYRRLKHGASLTADFFRGDNPEGMEARNEVAALAMDDMIAWMQEGGQVGIFDATNSTSRRRNMLMKMAEGKCKIIFLETICTDPLIIERNIRLKIQQSPDYAEETDFEAGYQDFKRRLDNYEKMYEPVNEGSYIKVIDMASGQGGKIHVNNIGGYLPGRIVFFLVNTHLTPRPILLTRHGESRDNVRGRIGGDTVLRYAMRCCASVCVIFSTYSTAGKVIFMRRNLLTLWKSDSKMSELLQYGQAHCREQF; encoded by the exons ATGGGAAGTGGGTCATCAATAAATCTTCAGACAACCGATGATCATGGCGGTGGTCAACTATACGTGTCATTAAAGATGGAAGATTATAGCCCAAAAGGAGACCTTGTTCCTCATGTCTATGGCTCTGTTCCTCTTGTTGGTTGTTGGGATCCTTGTAAAGCT CTTCCAATGGAGAGGGAGTCAACTTTAATGTGGCAATTAAGTTTTGTTGTCTCTCCTAATCATG AAACCTTGGACTTCAAGTTCTTGTTGAAGGCCAGGGATAACAATGAATCATACATAGTGGAGGAAGGTCCAACCAGACAATTCATGGGTGGTACCTTGCAAGGGGTCACAAGGTTGGCTCTATTTAGGCTAAGCAATGAGGAGATTCTTGAATATAGGGTGTGCATCAAGGCCGATAGGGTTTCACCCTTTGACCTTGCTGCTAGTTGGAGAGCTTATCAAGAAAATCTTGAACCCTCAACAGTTCGTGGGATTCCTGATGTTAGTATAAATGCATTGCCGGAGGGTGGTGAG AATGGCTCTTCAGCAAGTTTGGATCTTGATCTTGAACAATATGTGGTCCCAACTCCAGCAACTCCCGTGGTATATGCGGCTAATTTGACTGAGAATCCAAGGTCAACGAAGCATGATGAGGAATCTACCAAAGTTGATGGTTCAGCCAAGGGTGTGAGTGTTTGCATTGATCTGCCCACGATTAAAAAG GAACCAGAAGTTGTGGGTCTCGAAAGGGAAGCTGTTGGCTCAGATCTTACTAAAGTGTACCACTCTCCGGGCATGGTCGAGTCGAAGTCTGTTGGTACATTTTCACCGCTACAGAAACAAAATAGTGAGACAATACTTTTTGTGGATCGAGGTGTTGGATCTTCTCGGTTAGTTAAATCTGTGAGTGCAACACATTTACCAGATTCAGAAGCCAAG AACTCAATGCCCGCTGCTGCTGGAGCTGTTGCAGCCGCGGCTGTTGCTGATCAAATGCTTGGACCCAAAGAAGATATGCATCTCGCAATTGTCTTG GTTGGTTTGCCGGCTCGTGGCAAAACTTTTACAGCTGCTAAAATTACAAGGTATATGCGTTGGTTAGGTCATGACACTAAACATTTCAATGTTGGAAAG TATAGACGCTTAAAGCATGGAGCTAGCCTG ACTGCTGATTTTTTCCGAGGTGACAATCCAGAAGGCATGGAAGCTCGGAATGAG GTAGCCGCTCTGGCAATGGACGACATGATAGCTTGGATGCAAGAAGGTGGCCAA GTAGGAATATTTGATGCCACAAACAGCACTAGCCGTCGCAGGAATATGCTAATGAAAATGGCTGAAGGCAAATGCAAG ATCATCTTTTTGGAAACAATATGTACTGATCCGCTGATTATTGAAAGAAATATACGTCTCAAGATTCAACAAAGTCCCGATTATGCAGAAGA AACGGACTTTGAAGCTGGATATCAGGACTTCAAAAGGAGACTTGATAATTATGAAAAG ATGTATGAGCCAGTGAATGAAGGTTCTTACATTAAAGTGATCGACATGGCCAGTGGACAAGGCGGGAAGATACAC GTTAACAATATTGGTGGATATCTTCCGGGACGGATTGTGTTTTTCCTG GTGAATACACATCTGACACCACGCCCGATTTTGCTTACAAGGCATGGAGAGAGTCGGGATAACGTCAGAGGAAGAATAGGTGGTGACACTGTTTTGAG GTATGCAATGCGGTGTTGTGCTAGTGTGTGTGTAATATTTTCAACTTATTCAACAGCGGGAAAGGTGATCTTTATGCGAAGAAACTTGCTAACTTTGTGGAAAAGCGACTCCAAAATGAGCGAGCTGCTTCA ATATGGACAAGCACATTGCAGAGAACAATTTTGA
- the LOC122581950 gene encoding zinc transporter 6, chloroplastic → MTLCGVDSARELACRDSHAAATLKFISMLTIFVTSIIGISGPVMLARLFHGKPLYDKAILIIKCFAAGVILSTSLVHVLPDAYEALADCQVSSRHPWKDFPFSGLVTLIGVLMALFVDLTATSHVDGYSHGHGHGAKEVVSGYERIGDGEELKKSAVVEIEPVEVVEERQRLKEEELIKLKQRMVSQVLEIGIIFHSVIIGVTMGMSQNKCTIKPLVAALAFHQIFEGMGLGGCIAQAGFKFGTTAYMCIMFSVTTPMGIALGMILFSMTGYDDSNPNALIMEGLLGSLSSGILIYMGLVDLIALDFFHNKLMSSETWLKKSSFLALVLGSTSMSILALWA, encoded by the exons ATGACTTTGTGCGGAGTAGATTCCGCTAGAGAACTTGCGTGTCGCGACAGTCATGCTGCCGCGACACTCAAATTCATATCAATGTTGACGATATTCGTGACAAGTATCATTGGAATATCGGGACCAGTTATGTTGGCTCGTTTGTTTCACGGGAAACCATTATACGATAAAGCAATACTAATCATTAAATGTTTTGCGGCGGGTGTTATATTATCAACTTCATTAGTTCACGTGCTTCCTGACGCGTACGAGGCACTCGCGGATTGCCAAGTTTCATCACGTCATCCGTGGAAGGATTTTCCGTTTTCGGGTTTGGTTACTTTGATTGGTGTGTTGATGGCTTTGTTTGTTGATTTAACTGCCACTTCACATGTTGATGGATATAGTCATGGTCATGGTCATGGGGCTAAAGAGGTTGTTTCGGGTTATGAGAGGATTGGTGATGGTGAGGAATTGAAGAAATCCGCGGTGGTGGAGATTGAGCCGGTCGAAGTAGTGGAGGAGCGACAACGATTGAAAGAGGAGGAATTGATTAAGTTGAAACAAAGAATGGTATCACAG GTGTTAGAGATTGGAATTATATTTCATTCGGTGATAATTGGGGTGACAATGGGGATGTCGCAAAATAAGTGTACGATTAAACCATTGGTGGCTGCATTGGCCTTTCATCAGATCTTCGAGGGGATGGGCCTTGGCGGTTGTATCGCTCAG GCGGGTTTCAAGTTTGGAACAACGGCGTACATGTGCATCATGTTTTCGGTGACAACACCAATGGGAATAGCACTCGGGATGATCTTATTCTCAATGACAGGATACGATGATAGCAACCCAAATGCGTTGATCATGGAAGGACTTTTGGGTTCTTTGTCATCCGGAATCCTCATATACATGGGTCTTGTGGATCTTATTGCTCTTGATTTCTTTCACAATAAGCTGATGAGTTCTGAAACTTGGTTAAAAAAGTCATCTTTTCTGGCCCTTGTTCTTGGCTCTACTTCAATGTCTATACTTGCTCTCTGGGCTTGA